GGGCTTCGAGATCGGCAACGTCGCGGTCCAGGTGATCGGCGTCCGCCCGAAGATCGGCAAGCGCCGGGCCGAGGCGCAGGCCGCGCTCTCGGCGGCGGTCGGCGCGCCGGTCTCGGTCTCCGGCACCACCACCGACGGCCTGGGCCTGACCGGCCGGGCCGAGGGACTGGCGGCGATCGCCACCGCGCTGGTGTACCGGGCTTAGCCCGTTCGGTGGCCTGACGGGTGTTCAGTTCCCGTGGGTGACGCCCGGTTCACTAGCGTGGCCGGTGAAACCGGGCGTACCGACGGAAGGGGCCCCGCATGGCCGTCCAGCTCTCCGACCAGGCCAAGGCGCTGTTCGACGCCAAGTCCTTCGTCACCGTCTCGACCGTCCAGCCGGACGGCAGCCCGCAGTCCTCGGTGGTCTGGATCAAGCGGGACGGTGACGACGTGCTGTTCTCCACCGTCGAGGGCCGTCGCAAGCACCTCAACATGGTCCGGGACCCGCGGATCAGCCTGCTCGTCAACCCGCCGGACCACCCGTACCGCTACCTGGAACTGCGCGGCGAGGTGACCATGACCAGGGAGGGCGGCCGGGAGCTGATCGACGAGCTGTGCCGGAAGTACCTCGGCCACGACTACCGCAACGACGGCCCGGAGGACATCCGGGTGGTGGTCCGGCTGTCGCCCCGCAAGGCGGTCGGCAACGCCTGAACCCGGCGCAGTTGACGTCCGCGTGGGCGAAAGGTGGCGGGGCACCCCCCGCCGCCCACTACGCTTGACGCTGTGAGCCTTCGCCTGTACGACACCAGCACCCGCCAGGTACGCGACTTCGTCCCGCTTGTACCGGGCTGTGTCTCCATGTACCTGTGTGGCGCGACCGTCCAGGCGCCCCCGCACATCGGACACATCCGGTCCAACCTCAACTTCGACGTGATGCGCCGGTGGTTCGGCTACCGCGGCTACCAGGTCACCTTCGTCCGCAACGTCACGGACATCGACGACAAGGTGATCCAGAAGGAGCGCGAGCTCGGCACCCCGTGGTGGCAGATCGCGTACACCAACGAGCGTGCCTTCAACGAGGGTTACGCGGCCCTGGGCTGCCTGCCGCCGTCGGCGGAGCCGCGGGCCACCGGCCACGTGCCCGAGATGATCGAGATGATGCAGACGCTCATCACGAAGGGCCACGCCTACGAGTCCGAGGGCAACGTCTACTTCGCGGTGACCACGTACCCCGAGTACCTGGCGCTCTCCAACCAGGAGCTGGACAACCTCCGGCAGCCGGAGAGCACCGGCGAGACCGGCAAGCGGGACCCGCGCGACTTCGCGATGTGGAAGCGGTCCAAGGAGGGTGAGCCCAGCTGGGAGACCCCGTGGGGCCGCGGCCGTCCCGGCTGGCACCTGGAGTGCTCGGCGATGGCGCACAAGTACCTGGGCAAGGCCTTCGACATCCACGGCGGCGGGCTCGACCTGATCTTCCCGCACCACGAGAACGAGATCGCCCAGTCGAAGGCGTTCGGCGACGACTTCGCCAACTTCTGGGTGCACAACGCCTGGGTCACCATGAGCGGCGAGAAGATGTCGAAGTCGCTCGGCAACTCGGTGCTGATCTCCGAGATGCTCCAGCGCTGGCGTCCGATCGTGCTCCGGTACTACCTGGCCGGGCCGCACTAC
This genomic interval from Kitasatospora gansuensis contains the following:
- a CDS encoding PPOX class F420-dependent oxidoreductase, translating into MAVQLSDQAKALFDAKSFVTVSTVQPDGSPQSSVVWIKRDGDDVLFSTVEGRRKHLNMVRDPRISLLVNPPDHPYRYLELRGEVTMTREGGRELIDELCRKYLGHDYRNDGPEDIRVVVRLSPRKAVGNA
- the cysS gene encoding cysteine--tRNA ligase, which translates into the protein MSLRLYDTSTRQVRDFVPLVPGCVSMYLCGATVQAPPHIGHIRSNLNFDVMRRWFGYRGYQVTFVRNVTDIDDKVIQKERELGTPWWQIAYTNERAFNEGYAALGCLPPSAEPRATGHVPEMIEMMQTLITKGHAYESEGNVYFAVTTYPEYLALSNQELDNLRQPESTGETGKRDPRDFAMWKRSKEGEPSWETPWGRGRPGWHLECSAMAHKYLGKAFDIHGGGLDLIFPHHENEIAQSKAFGDDFANFWVHNAWVTMSGEKMSKSLGNSVLISEMLQRWRPIVLRYYLAGPHYRSMIEYSEESIREAETGFGRIEGFIQRVIERCGPVDAAPEVPLAFAEAMDDDLGVPQALAVVHTAVRQGNSALTADDKENAVARLAEVRAMLGVLGLDPLDDHWAGAERGDDLHGVVDSLVQLVLEQRQAARGRKDFATADAIRDQLVLAGLSIEDGPTGSRWTLNNQ